A region of the Primulina eburnea isolate SZY01 chromosome 7, ASM2296580v1, whole genome shotgun sequence genome:
TTGGTAcactttatttttgtttatgattcatttttttgttaataaatTTACATCTTTATGTAGGTGATTACACATTCCAGATGATATTTTGAAAGTAAAACAAGATTTAAGCTGGATTTCAAGATTAGACTTGTTAATTTCTTATATATACATCTAAATAGTTTATGCTCTATTTAAAGATTTGTTAATTATAAACTCATTCTAAGTTTTGAGATACATATTTTTTGTGTTTCTTATGTAGACATTCAcgagataatatttttttgataaGCCTATTTTCTCGTCATATATTATTTGGCAGACACAAAATgataaaatgttattttgtcaaaaaaaaaaaaacccgaaCCTGACTCGCTTCCCGAACGGGTACCCGAAAAGACGAGTAGTGTCCAGAATCAGATCGGGTTTGGATAATGAAAATATTACCCGAAAAATTCGGATACCCGATCTGAACTACCCGAAATCCGACCCGTGCCCACCCCTAGGTCCAAGGCCCCTGCAAATGGGTTGTGTGATTGACTCCAGCAAGAACTGTTAATTATTTCTCGTTTTACGCAAATGATGGATCTCGATTGTCATAAAAGTCCACTAAAATTACTCTAACTGATGAAACCGACATAAAACataatattgcatatcatgaaTCTTAAATCTTCATCTACAACTTAGAAGTTGCACTTGGCAAAATCATTAATTTCACTCAGTTCCTCGGAACTTTTCACACAAAATCAAgaaccaaatatatatatatatttatatatatatatatatatatatatataaatatatatttgaaactGGAAAGCTTTCTTTTTCTCATGATTTTCAAGAGTTTTCAGCACATTTTCTTGAAATCAATCCCCTCTTCCAACCTTCTGGTCAAAACCTCTTCCACTGAAACTCTGAATTTCGCCACCGGCACCGAGCTCGATACTCCACGACAATGGAGAATTCATGGATCCACTTCAGATTCTTGGTTTCTTCATTGATTTTCTTACTTTCATTCCCAGTTTCGAATTCCCAGCTTGCTCCGACAGAAACCAGAATCCTGTTACAAATCCAGCTGCTTCTTGAGTACCCACCAGTTCTTCAACAGTGGAATAACTGGACCAACTTCTGCGTTCTTCCCCCAAGCCCTTCTCTTACAATCACCTGTTCAGACAATCATGTGACCGAATTAACGGTAGTCGGAAACAGAAGCTCTCCTTTTCAAATTCCCCAGCTCTCTCCTTCGAACTTTGCGGTTTCTGATCAGACTCTTTCTGCAAAGTTCTCACTGGATTCATTCTTCACTGTTTTGACTAAACTCTCTGGTTTACAGAGACTTTCACTGGTTTCTTTAGGATTATGGGGACCATTGCCTCCAAAAATCAACCGGTTTCGATCCCTTGTGGTGCTGAATATCAGCTCGAATTTCATACACGGAAGCATCCCGGGATCAGTCTCCACTTTCCAGGGATTGAAAAGCCTTGTTCTGAGCAAAAATCTGCTCAATGGGAGTGTTCCAGATCTAAGTAGCTTGTCGGTTCTTGAAAACCTGGATTTGAGCGACAATTTTCTCGGCCCCGAATTCCCATCTCTAGGCCTCAATCTTGTACTCATTTCAATAGCAAATAACTCCTTCAGATCTGAAATCCCTCGAGATTTCAACAAAATGAGCAGACTCCAACTACTCGACGCGTCATCGAACACACTCATCGGGCCAATCCCTTCTTTCCTGTTCTCCATGCCATCCATCCAACACATCGAACTCGCAAAAAACCAGTTCACCGGAGCACTCACGGCGGACACTTCCTGCGGTACGAATCTCACTTTCGTGGacatctcgaataaccttttggTCGGGAAACTGCCCTCTTGCCTAGCGTCAAATGCAGGAAACAAGACGGTGATCATCATGTTCAATTGTCTGTCGAATACAACATCGAAGTACCAACGGCCATCTTCTTTCTGCCGAAAAGATGCATTGGCGGTTCAGCCGCCGGCGAGAAGCGGGAGGCAGGAATCGACGCTGAAACTGGGGATTGTGCTTGGGATCATCGGGGGAGTTGTGGGGATCTTGGTGGCATTAGGGTTCTTGATTCTTGTGATCTTGAAGAAAGCACAGAGAAGAAGATCGGTCGGCAAGAACAGATGCGACAGCTTCGTGATCGAGAAAACTTCAGTTCGCGGTTCTCCCATCGGAAGTAAgttttcttttttcttcaatttcttGAAACATATTCATACAGGTCATTGTCATttaaatttttctatatttattttattttatatttgtcGAATGTTTTGATGTATATTCATTTTTTTCATATGATCATTATAGTTTTTTTTATCTATATCTATTTGACGAGAGTCTTTGATGTTTTTTCctcaaactatatatatatatatttttttttgccaatttttttttgttataattAGATTTCGAGTTTCAAAATTTAAGATCTTGGTATAAATTATTAggcatttgtttttttaaattgtgTTCATCTtttaaacataatcaatatatgatattcatcttttttatttatttgtacGAGTCAATTTTGTCTGACGGATAACGACTCGAACTGAATCatggaaaatattattttttatgtcaaaaatattatttctaacTGCAGATATGAATCGATCGGCTCATCTCACGAATAAACCGATTCTTATttgtaattataataatttatttttgtatgCCTTTATTGGGTTATATATTGTGACTAATTATTATTGGATTTCTAGATTTTGAGTGGTACATAATTTCTCAGCAgtcgtatttttatttttatgcatatgcatgtcGAGACATATTCAATTTGCATGAGTGGTCAATTGGGACGAGGATCCCCTACTGTGGCATCCCCACAGTAGGGGATGCTGtgcacatttttttttaaaaaaacttatatatatatattttaattttttttatcatttttttagattttttgttttaatcttttttttaCTCTCActcaaaatgtttatttttaaatattttttgctctttttaaaatatattataatttttttctctCATTCTTATTTGTAAAACCAAGTGTTTACTATACTAATGAAAATTCGATGTTTTTTTGGTAGAATTGATTGATGACGAAAacaaatcataaatttttaatcTTGTTCGAGTATCGATGAAAATGGATGAAACAAACATGCGAaaagaactaaaattgaaatgtcaaaaaaaatcaaaaatcgaaaaaaaaaataattataatatattttaaaaggagcaaaaaatattttaaaataaaaaatttgaatgagagtaaaaaaaaaaaataaaacaaaaaatccaaaaaaatgataaaaaaaattataaaaatatatatataaactttttttttaaaaaaaattgttcacAACATCCCCTACTGTGGTATAAACATTGTTAGTTGAAATGAAGTTTCAAAATGtatgaattatttatttttgatggAAATGTGGTGTTGAATTTTAGTTTTTGATATTGCATAGTGGAAatgttctaaattttaatttaagcattaacatgttaatagttttatattgttaaaaattttgtacattggaaaaaaattaataatactcATCAAATTCGAAAAAAATGATACGATTTTTCACatgtaaaaatttaatatagtaatttttaattgcaaaattattaatttaacagaaaaaaattaaaatgtttatattattttatataaaattgtcCAATGTTTGTGGAAGATTGAAAAAAAATGGATGAAAATAGAATGAAAACAAAAGAGAATAAGAGAGGAaataaagagaaaaaaaaagaaaaatttaaaaaaaaaaaaaaatcaagctgTGCACAGCAGCATGCTGTGCACAGCAGGCGATCCGGATCCGGTCAATTGACCTAAAAaggtttattaattttttttaaaaatattttttggaaaAGTAGGTTGGAACATTATTATACgaaaaaatgttttaaatgtatttttattttaatcattctgaataactttttttaaaaaaatgtttctcCAACCAATTAGCAAATCCCAaatcaaatttatatttaaaaaaaattatatttcctgAGAAAAATGTGGGACATGATAATATTGGCCGTGAACTAATGAATTAGATTTTGGCATTAAATTATTCAAAAGATATACAAGGTGATAATCTGACTAATGAGTAGATCTTTTATGACCATCttacaaatttttatctgtgagacgagtcaaccctaccgatattcacaataaaaaataatgttcttagcataaaaagtaatatttttttcatggatgacccaaataagagatctgtctcacaaaatacgacttgtgagatcgtttcacacaaGCTTTTGTCCTGAATAATTTCCATATCGAACTAATTTTATTTCCCAATTCCTTATTAATTAGTTTGTGCTTTTATTATTCGATAATTAATTGAATTTAGATAATTTATGTGTCTATTATTCTCCAAGCACAAAATCATACAATATTCAAAATTATatggaaaaaaataaattttttagccAATAAAAGGTTACATGAGTTAATATTGTGATATGAGAATGTGAGAGCATTTATTCAGGGCATGTGCCACAACCAATGCGGATGGCGTCACTGGGACTTCCACCTTATCACATCTTCACACTCGAGGAAATGGAAGAGGCAACAAGCAACTTTGATCCATCTAATTTAGTAGTAGAAGGATCACAAGGCCAGGTAAGATATATTCATCTTCTCAAAAATCACTCTAGGGACGAACCGAAATATCCCTTTTCGCCCCCATCGAATTCTCGGAAGAGTCGAACGATTATGGTGAGCGGAAACAGTCTAGAATGAGTTACATGTCTCATTTTAGCTTCACAAGCAAAGTGGTCCAAgtatggttttttattttaataaagtgGGAAATGTACATCTCGAGTCATGTTAGAAATCACTTTTCTCATTTGTATATGCGATTGGGCATTCATTTTCACAGCTCTACAAAGGGTGGCTTAGGGATGGATCAGTGGTCCTAGTGAAGTGCCTAAAACTGAAACAGAAGCATTCAACACAAGCTCTGCAGCAGCACATGGAGACAGTCGTGTCAAAGCTAAGGCATCGTCATCTGGTGAGCGTCTTGGGGCACTGTACCGTCACGTACCAGGACCATCCCAACACAGCTAGCACAGTGTTTATTGTGCTTGAGAATATTGCATGTGGCTCATTAAAGGATCACATTTCAGGTATAGGACTTTGCCTTCTTAAGGAACTTCATTTACTCATGTCTGAATCTTGAATAGATGAGTACTTGATGAATTCACTTCTGGCAGATTGGAGGAAAAGGGATGTCATGAAATGGCCAGAGAGAATGGCTCTCACACTGGGGATTGCAAGAGGGATACAGTACTTGCATACCGGAGATATCCATGGAAACGACCTGAAAATCGACAATATCTTGTTGGATGAGACCTTAACCGCGAAAATAAGCAGCTATAACATAAACTTACCTTCTAAGGTGCGTTCATGTTGCATTCCACAAGTCACCCAAAACTATAGCCGTATTTAATTGATCGTGACAACATTGAAAGAAATGGCATGTTTTCTTTCTGTCATCTGTTCTATTCTTGGAACAGGTTGGTGCAGAAAGCCCTCTAAACGGACAAGTTAACTCAAATCAATTGAACAGgcaactttttccaaatttcattcataattTTTGTTGCCCTTCCCAAAAAGAAACTGTGGCCCTTATTTACTCACAATAATTGCATTTATCTGCAGTCAAAATCCAGAAAAAGAAGACATTTATCAGCTAGGGGTTATCCTACTTCAAGTAATAGTTGGCAGAACTATAGATTCTCAAAGTGAAATAGATGACCTGAAATTTCAGGTAATGCAACCATTACTCAATTTTTTGTTCCATTTCCCTCGTACTTCATCCAACTTATCTTATCTTCATTTTTTGTGTTACAGCTCGAAAGGAGCTTTGCCGAGTCACCATCTAAACTACGTGATATGATCGACCCGTCCATACGTGGGACGTTTGCGTACGAGTCACTGAAGACAATGGTGCAGATCACCTTAAACTGCCTGTGTAAAGATCCGAGCGGGCGCCCAACCATAGAGGATGTGCTTTGGCACATGCAGTACTCAGTTCAAGTTCAAGAAGGGTGGACAAATAGTGGAAATCTCAGCGGAAACCTTAGTGGAAATGTTAGCACAAAGCTGTAAAATAATGCTGCAGTGTTTGTAATTAGTTTTTATCTGTTCCTTACATCATATAATTAATGTCTTATAAATCAAATTATTCAATGGCTAACAAAAAATGCACTTGAAAAGAAAAACATTGGTATTGATACACAAATGCCTGAAGATTACCAACTGGAACAACAATATATAGATTGACTGCACTCAGACCCCTTGCTTATTCAATATTTCTTTAGCAGCGAATCCAAAGTAGTCATCGAAGAAGTTTGGAGGTTCTGTGATAAAACACGAAATAACATCTCTCAGCGTGATTACCCCGATAACTTCATTGCCCTGGCCTGAGACAACGTAGACTCTATAAACTGCCATGTAAGCGAGTGTGTCTATTACAGAACCAAGAGTTGAGTCGTGCTTGCATGTTATCGGTGTCGCAGTCTTCCCAACATTGTTGGTTGCAGACGCAATAGTAGTGATGAAGTCCTTGGCAGTGAGCTCCCTGCAATCCACACGGAGTTGTTTTACAATGAAAGACCAGACCCACATAATTCAGGTCAAATGTTTCTATAATTTTTACCGGAAACTTGCAAACAGCTCAGGTTTGAGTAACAAGAAGCGAATATCTCTAATGCTAATGTTGCCAATGATTTTCATGTTCGGTCCCTCAACGACCGGAAGACCTCCAATCTGTTTATCTTTCATTTTCTTGAATGCTTCTAGGATCAATTCATCGCTTTGCACACTTACAACCTGATTGATgcattattaaaaaaaagggTCAGCTCGAGTAGAATGTATGTAAGCCGGCTGAAAATCAGTTTAGTACAAGCAGTAACCTGATCTGAAGACATAAAAGGAAGTCCCAGAGCAGATATAGGATGAGAAGTGATGCAGTCGAACCAGTCTCTGCCTTTGCATTCCAGAAGACCATGTATAACAGCCGATTGCGTTATGAAGTTCTTCACAGTCGGGCTGCCCATTTCAATAACAGGTATATTCCGAAGCCTATATTTTGAAAGCAACAGCAGGACACTCAACATTGAACTGTCTGTTGCCACAGGAACAAAAGGCGCCCATCTATAGGATTTCAAGATCGACCTCACCTATAAGATTATAACCCTACATTAAATAGCCACCacaactttttaaaatacaaaactACTATCGAGCTCAAGTACCTCCTTCAAGCTGGAACTCCGAAAAGTAGTCCCTAAAATGATACCAGTACGCACAAGATTTATATAATTTGTAAAGTTAAGCATAGATTTTTATTTCTAGCTACATATTGGTTTTAACAAAGGTGGCTTATGCATAAAGAGGCTGTTTAAGGTACGCATAACTCTACCTTCTATGAAAAGTGAAttctaataaaattattttgttggtTTTGTATCAAAACCATTAATTTACCGTGGTCGACTTAAAAGGCTCTTCGTTTAGCAGAACCTTGTAAAAATCTTCTCCTAGCTTATCCGCCGCGGTGGGGGCGTCTTTTCCCATTCCTTTATCTGCAGCCATGCCTCCCACCACGGCCGCCCCAACGGCAGCTGCGGTCAATCCAGCAACGGCAAGAGGACCTGTTGCCCCAAATGCCAGTGCTCCAAGAGCACCAGCAGCACCAGTACCAATCCCTGCAGCAGCCGCCGAGCTAGCAGCCAGGGCAGCTGCAGCAAGTTCTGCATTCTGTAGCACCCAAAGTACGATGGCCGAGTAATCCACGATTCCCAGATACCTTTCTCTCCAATCCTTGCTGTTTGTGGCATCGGGATTTACCACGGGAGCCGATAAAATGTTGGATTCCGACAATATCTTGACAGCATCGAGAACCGTAGTGTCTGCTACTATCTCAATAACTGGCAAAAATGTTTCAGGGAAGATAAAATCAGACTACAAAATCCGATATCCGGCACTCATACATGAATTAACTAGTATCCAAAATGGATCAGTTGCTAAACTTTCTAACGCCTTAAGTGCCTTGATTACCTTTGCCTCCGGGAACTTGGGGAAACGACGAAACCCGAATATGTGCAAACGCAGATGTTAGAGATTCCTGCAATGAGGGAGACAATTTCTTCCTGCTTTGTATCGTCTCAAAGTACTCATCGCAGCTCTGAACATTATCCTCACGCCTAGATTCTTGCTCATGCGCCATTTCTACCACTACAAATCAACAAAAATGGGATATTTACGTCATTAAGTGACATAGATTGGAGCAATTATCTAAAGACATCAATCTATTCATGGCTTCCGACAATTTAAACTCAGTTATTCTTTCTCTCTAAtctgaatatacaagaaatgATGCCTGGATTATTACATTTACATCATTACATGAGGTTACAATTTCCACTAAAgctatatatataatcattcGGATAATATGGCACACCCCACCAAATGAAATCTGGGATTCtttcataaaaatccatattcaCAGATGAAAGACAATTAGCTTCTAATCCAATCGAATCGCGTCAGATTAACAAtgttgaataaataaatattctgATTTCATGATAacaacattaaaaaaataaaaaaccaacAAATTAAGGACCTTTGTATGACGAAATCTCAATTCAAATCCTGAATCTGCTACTTTTCTGTAATTTTCTTGTTTGGGGAAAGAAGTAGATCGAGCTGCTGCTTAATTTGTTATATGGAACTCAAGTGTATCTGCCACCTGTAACAGAATACATGCACGTGTCAACTTTTACttatttatttgaaaataaactATTCGAATCAAAAGTGACACCAGAGTCGAACCGAATCGAAATATGAATTCGgtcatggtttttttttttttttttttatatcataaTCTATGAGTTGGGTAAGACTCGAACTTAAGTCAATATATGAGAAAATTCGGTGAGACCATTAGGCCATTGGCTTCGTATTAATTTTGTTGTGATtcgaaataaattttatttcttttagttTGAAATCAAGAATGGTTCGtatgatttaataattttatttaacaattatattataattaatcatttCCGAGCAAAATGACTCACATGTCCAGACCCAAGTCTTATTATTCAGATGAATCATATACCCGAGTTGACAACAGTCATTCATCTATTCATTTATGATAATTCATTAATGTTTAGAATTTTATCATAAATGTCAGGCCAAACAGGCCAAATGCCAAAAGTTACATATAAAGAAATTCGGAAATAAAATCTCACATCAATAGCTTACTTAATGTTTGCTATCTTATTCCGATTGCTTCAATAATCTTTAGAATAATAATTTTTGTGATATCACGAGTAttttttgtaataattttcGACGTGTGATGTACATGCGCCACGTTGCCCGATTGTAACCATGCTCCAGCTACCATGCGCGGCCGAAAATTTTCCGACAGATTACTTTCGTTGAGTTCTACAATTTTTGTGTTGAACgtttttcaaaatttccagCTGATCTTGCCTAGATTGTATTTTTCCGACATGGTTTTCTACAGTATTAAGTTGTCGAAAATTACAACTTCCCGCGACTTTTCGGGTGATCGACCGACGCTTCTATAAACTAGGTAACATATTGAACAACTTTTATTATAAATGGAAGATCAAAAACAGTGTGTAAAgctgtaaaataaaaaaatcaagaacATTCAACTTGTAGATGATAGTTTTTCTTGTTGATTTTGGTTGATGATGATACACCTCCAGTACATACGGACTTCCGGACCCGTAAGGATTAAGGCAAgcaaaatcttctaaaatctCAACTCATCCTGAATCTCGCCTCAATTTTGCCAAAAAATGTCATGACTCGTATTTTTCCGACCTGAGTTTTAAGCATTTTTCCGATCTTGATTAATGTCGGGAGAGAGATCAGACAAATAACCCGATGAGATTCCCATCACGATccgaaataatattattaataatttaatattttattgccCGTACACAAATTAGCCAACTCTTTTTAAAGGAGGCTAGCCcatgtatgatatttttatagtttaaattaaattttaattaattcatttaaataaataaagaaaattttcttaTTCTAGCTCatcttaaatatatattctacaaataatattatataacataTCCTTTAGTGTTTtaacaatttttaaaatacattttatttatgtattatagTCATGGATTCATTGTTTGCATATGGGTGAGATAtcttatgtgatctgatgagttaatagtgagAAGAATATCTGGTCAGAGTAAAATATGTGCATTTTGGAAAGGTGTTTCCTCAGTTGTACATGTCATGTCACTGTTATCGCTTAAAGATATATCACATCGTCATCGAATTCATTTACAACTTTCGATATACCAATTATTGCAGATTTGATCGGGATATATAAATTTAAGGGACTGTACTATACTCTAAGCATAACTTAATGTTCTTGCAGGTACTATTAGTGATACATAGGGGATCATAGGGAGGCGTTACTAGCGATCTTATCATGATCTAATAGGTgcaatcagacttgagttctgacattcttgatcaagaatttgataaaaagaatgaggctaatcagggtaagcccgaataagaataaatgttattctgaatcacacgAAGTGTTGATCCCACGACCAGCTTCATCCTTAAACCACTAAGGAGCACACAAgctcaaggagttgaatttgttgACTGTAGTTTGATGAAAACCAAACAGTtacttataaaagagtttataaattaattcaatacaATGTAAGATGTGGAAATTAGCATAACAGCTAATTAAGTTAGAAGAGTGAAACTGTCTGTTTTACTAAAGGAGTCTACAAAAATGACAGCTGCATAAAATGAAGCGGTGAAAATTTTATCCttcgaaattttcattttttattatataaacgAGATTTACACCTTCGATATATCGACATTGTCTGAGTGTCGATCGAGGTTATAACGagttcaaaattatttatctagtaaatttaaaacatactaatgaaataataataatattaataacgAGTACTATTAAATGCAaaattttcatgaaatattttagaggagttttaaaatattaattaattaattgagtgattaaataaattttatttgatttaaagcataaatatatatatatatatatatatatatatatatattattattattaaaagttgATAATGATTTAATGGTAAATGTATTTTTAAGAgtagaaaatatataaattgaaaattttaaataatgaaataatagtgtcTTGATCTTATTAAGATTCACGATTTGATCATGaatcaaaatttataatatttcattaaaaatTATATGAAACAAGATAATTTTGCACACAAACTTTCTCCATCTCTCCCTCTTGAAAAATTCCGGCCACCAcacaaaattttaaagaaaaatttcggccacttgCGCCATTGCATGACCGGATGCCGTTGGATTTTTAAAATTCCGGCGATCCAATCTCGACGTAAATTTCGTTTAGATTTTAGTACGATCTATACTAAAAATACAGTTTTTGATCGTTGATCTTATTTGACAatcaaaaaaagaagaagatccGTCTGTATCCACGACATAGTCACCTTCCTCCAATACAAAGTTATCCATCTCAAAGATCTAGGCAGAATCTTCGGCATGTACCCCAAAATTTTGACTTCAGGCATAAAATCTGAAAGTCCCTGATCAGAATTTTCAAAAGGTGATCAACAAATGCC
Encoded here:
- the LOC140837151 gene encoding probable LRR receptor-like serine/threonine-protein kinase At1g14390, which codes for MENSWIHFRFLVSSLIFLLSFPVSNSQLAPTETRILLQIQLLLEYPPVLQQWNNWTNFCVLPPSPSLTITCSDNHVTELTVVGNRSSPFQIPQLSPSNFAVSDQTLSAKFSLDSFFTVLTKLSGLQRLSLVSLGLWGPLPPKINRFRSLVVLNISSNFIHGSIPGSVSTFQGLKSLVLSKNLLNGSVPDLSSLSVLENLDLSDNFLGPEFPSLGLNLVLISIANNSFRSEIPRDFNKMSRLQLLDASSNTLIGPIPSFLFSMPSIQHIELAKNQFTGALTADTSCGTNLTFVDISNNLLVGKLPSCLASNAGNKTVIIMFNCLSNTTSKYQRPSSFCRKDALAVQPPARSGRQESTLKLGIVLGIIGGVVGILVALGFLILVILKKAQRRRSVGKNRCDSFVIEKTSVRGSPIGRHVPQPMRMASLGLPPYHIFTLEEMEEATSNFDPSNLVVEGSQGQLYKGWLRDGSVVLVKCLKLKQKHSTQALQQHMETVVSKLRHRHLVSVLGHCTVTYQDHPNTASTVFIVLENIACGSLKDHISDWRKRDVMKWPERMALTLGIARGIQYLHTGDIHGNDLKIDNILLDETLTAKISSYNINLPSKVGAESPLNGQVNSNQLNSQNPEKEDIYQLGVILLQVIVGRTIDSQSEIDDLKFQLERSFAESPSKLRDMIDPSIRGTFAYESLKTMVQITLNCLCKDPSGRPTIEDVLWHMQYSVQVQEGWTNSGNLSGNLSGNVSTKL
- the LOC140837152 gene encoding SNF1-related protein kinase regulatory subunit gamma-1-like; the encoded protein is MAHEQESRREDNVQSCDEYFETIQSRKKLSPSLQESLTSAFAHIRVSSFPQVPGGKVIEIVADTTVLDAVKILSESNILSAPVVNPDATNSKDWRERYLGIVDYSAIVLWVLQNAELAAAALAASSAAAAGIGTGAAGALGALAFGATGPLAVAGLTAAAVGAAVVGGMAADKGMGKDAPTAADKLGEDFYKVLLNEEPFKSTTVRSILKSYRWAPFVPVATDSSMLSVLLLLSKYRLRNIPVIEMGSPTVKNFITQSAVIHGLLECKGRDWFDCITSHPISALGLPFMSSDQVVSVQSDELILEAFKKMKDKQIGGLPVVEGPNMKIIGNISIRDIRFLLLKPELFASFRELTAKDFITTIASATNNVGKTATPITCKHDSTLGSVIDTLAYMAVYRVYVVSGQGNEVIGVITLRDVISCFITEPPNFFDDYFGFAAKEILNKQGV